A genomic window from Castor canadensis chromosome 18, mCasCan1.hap1v2, whole genome shotgun sequence includes:
- the Kctd10 gene encoding BTB/POZ domain-containing adapter for CUL3-mediated RhoA degradation protein 3 isoform X2, producing MEEMSGESVVSSAVPAAATRTTSFKGASPSSKYVKLNVGGALYYTTMQTLTKQDTMLKAMFSGRMEVLTDSEGWILIDRCGKHFGTILNYLRDGAVPLPESRREIEELLAEAKYYLVQGLLEECQAALQNKDTYEPFCKVPVITSSKEEQKLIATSNKPAVKLLYNRSNNKYSYTSNSDDNMLKNIELFDKLSLRFNGRVLFIKDVIGDEICCWSFYGQGRKIAEVCCTSIVYATEKKQTKVEFPEARIYEETLNILLYEAQDGRGPDNALLEATGGAAGRSHHLDEDEERERERIERVRRIHIKRPDDRAHLHQ from the exons GAAGAGATGTCAGGAGAAAGCGTTGTGAGCTCAGCGGTGCCAGCGGCTGCTACCCGCACCACATCCTTCAAGGGCGCAAGTCCCAGCTCCAAGTACGTGAAGCTGAATGTGGGGGGAGCCCTCTACTACACCACCATGCAGACACTGACCAAGCAGGACACCATGCTGAAGGCCATGTTCAGTGGGCGCATGGAGGTGCTCACTGACAGTGAAG GCTGGATCCTCATTGACCGGTGTGGGAAGCACTTTGGGACAATACTCAACTATCTTCGAGATGGGGCTGTCCCCTTGCCTGAGAGCCGCCGGGAGATCGAGGAGCTGCTAGCAGAAGCCAAGTACTACCTGGTGCAGGGCCTGCTGGAAGAGTGCCAGGCAGCCTTACAA AACAAAGATACTTATGAGCCATTCTGCAAGGTTCCTGTCATCACCTCATCCAAGGAAGAACAAAAGCTTATAGCAACTTCAAACAAG CCAGCCGTGAAGTTGCTGTACAACAGAAGTAACAACAAATACTCATATACAAG CAATTCTGACGACAATATGTTAAAAAACATTGAACTGTTTGATAAGCTGTCTCTGCGCTTCAATGGAAGGGTCTTGTTCATAAAGGATGTCATTGGGGACGAAATCTGCTGCTGGTCTTTTTATGGTCAGGGCCGCAAGATTGCTGAAGTCTGTTGTACTTCCATAGTCTATGCTACCGAGAAGAAGCAGACCAAG GTTGAGTTCCCTGAAGCCAGGATTTATGAGGAGACCCTGAATATTTTGCTGTATGAGGCCCAGGATGGCCGGGGACCTGACAATGCGCTCCTAGAGGCCACAGGTGGGGCAGCTGGACGCTCCCATCACCTGGATGAGGATGAGGAACGGGAGCGGGAGAGGATTGAGCGTGTGCGGCGGATCCACATCAAGCGCCCAGATGACAGGGCCCACCTCCACCAGTGA
- the Kctd10 gene encoding BTB/POZ domain-containing adapter for CUL3-mediated RhoA degradation protein 3 isoform X1 yields MEEMSGESVVSSAVPAAATRTTSFKGASPSSKYVKLNVGGALYYTTMQTLTKQDTMLKAMFSGRMEVLTDSEGWILIDRCGKHFGTILNYLRDGAVPLPESRREIEELLAEAKYYLVQGLLEECQAALQQNKDTYEPFCKVPVITSSKEEQKLIATSNKPAVKLLYNRSNNKYSYTSNSDDNMLKNIELFDKLSLRFNGRVLFIKDVIGDEICCWSFYGQGRKIAEVCCTSIVYATEKKQTKVEFPEARIYEETLNILLYEAQDGRGPDNALLEATGGAAGRSHHLDEDEERERERIERVRRIHIKRPDDRAHLHQ; encoded by the exons GAAGAGATGTCAGGAGAAAGCGTTGTGAGCTCAGCGGTGCCAGCGGCTGCTACCCGCACCACATCCTTCAAGGGCGCAAGTCCCAGCTCCAAGTACGTGAAGCTGAATGTGGGGGGAGCCCTCTACTACACCACCATGCAGACACTGACCAAGCAGGACACCATGCTGAAGGCCATGTTCAGTGGGCGCATGGAGGTGCTCACTGACAGTGAAG GCTGGATCCTCATTGACCGGTGTGGGAAGCACTTTGGGACAATACTCAACTATCTTCGAGATGGGGCTGTCCCCTTGCCTGAGAGCCGCCGGGAGATCGAGGAGCTGCTAGCAGAAGCCAAGTACTACCTGGTGCAGGGCCTGCTGGAAGAGTGCCAGGCAGCCTTACAA CAGAACAAAGATACTTATGAGCCATTCTGCAAGGTTCCTGTCATCACCTCATCCAAGGAAGAACAAAAGCTTATAGCAACTTCAAACAAG CCAGCCGTGAAGTTGCTGTACAACAGAAGTAACAACAAATACTCATATACAAG CAATTCTGACGACAATATGTTAAAAAACATTGAACTGTTTGATAAGCTGTCTCTGCGCTTCAATGGAAGGGTCTTGTTCATAAAGGATGTCATTGGGGACGAAATCTGCTGCTGGTCTTTTTATGGTCAGGGCCGCAAGATTGCTGAAGTCTGTTGTACTTCCATAGTCTATGCTACCGAGAAGAAGCAGACCAAG GTTGAGTTCCCTGAAGCCAGGATTTATGAGGAGACCCTGAATATTTTGCTGTATGAGGCCCAGGATGGCCGGGGACCTGACAATGCGCTCCTAGAGGCCACAGGTGGGGCAGCTGGACGCTCCCATCACCTGGATGAGGATGAGGAACGGGAGCGGGAGAGGATTGAGCGTGTGCGGCGGATCCACATCAAGCGCCCAGATGACAGGGCCCACCTCCACCAGTGA